One genomic region from Candidatus Beckwithbacteria bacterium encodes:
- a CDS encoding class I SAM-dependent methyltransferase: MALKIKYFHRGQFDPSQLREDNIDRLSTSLVPHGSKVLELGCATGFMGNYLTKKLHCRVIGVDINPAVKADITGDLAKTSVWQEIKPHRPFDVVFASAILEHLPDPETTLQLIKSVLKPKGILIITLPNVAHWRQRLKLLRGHWDYEDYGLLDQTHLRFFNYFSGQRLITAAGFTINQILIDPAGGLKYFNWLVKHFPNLYAYQICIKANK; the protein is encoded by the coding sequence ATGGCACTAAAGATAAAATATTTTCACCGCGGACAGTTTGATCCAAGCCAATTAAGGGAAGATAATATCGACCGTTTGTCAACCAGTTTAGTTCCTCATGGCTCAAAAGTTTTAGAATTAGGCTGTGCCACCGGTTTTATGGGGAATTATCTTACCAAAAAACTCCATTGCCGGGTCATCGGTGTGGATATTAATCCGGCGGTAAAGGCTGATATTACCGGCGATTTAGCCAAGACAAGTGTTTGGCAGGAAATTAAGCCACACCGGCCTTTTGATGTTGTTTTCGCTTCAGCGATCCTGGAGCATTTGCCTGATCCGGAAACCACACTTCAATTAATTAAATCAGTCTTAAAACCCAAAGGCATATTGATTATTACTCTGCCTAATGTTGCCCACTGGCGCCAGCGGCTTAAACTCCTGCGCGGTCATTGGGATTATGAAGATTATGGTCTTTTAGACCAAACTCATTTGCGGTTCTTTAATTATTTTAGCGGCCAAAGATTAATCACCGCCGCCGGTTTCACTATTAACCAAATCCTGATCGATCCGGCCGGCGGTTTGAAATATTTTAACTGGCTGGTCAAACATTTCCCTAATTTATATGCCTACCAAATCTGTATTAAAGCCAATAAATAG